The DNA segment GGTGCCTGTCGGACAACAGGCCGGTCACTTCATTGTAGACTCTGCGATCTGCTTGGATCTTCACCTGGGCAACGAGGCGTTCCACAACTGTCAAAGCAGGATGCAGAATTTTGCGACGTCTCAATTCATTTAGGGTTGCACCTACAAGGAAAGTACTCTTTGGATTGTCTACAGCAATTGGCGTCAGCCAGCGCACCATCTCTTGATAGTGACTATCTCCAAATCTTGAAAGCCGGAAAAACTCTATCAAGGTCTTAAAATGCTCTCTGCGCGTCTGGTCTCTGTCCGCGTAGCCACAGAAGACTTCCGACTCTTCTTCTATTTGCTCTGCAATGAATTCGACCAAGGAATCGGGAATTTCATCATCGGGTCGTAAGGCCCTTCCAGGGAATTTGATGAGACAGAGTTGTAAAGCAAATCCGAGCCGATTGCGTGGCCGTCTACATTTGGAAATAAGTGCAAGTTCGTCTTCGTCCAAAACGTAGTACCGTGTGAGTAAATCCGGAACGCTTGGTAAGACTTCAAAAACGGTTCTCTGGGAAGAGGAAAGGACTGTTCTGCGAGGCATTTGAACCCACTTGTATCTTTTCTAGAATCAATAACGTATTGTTAACATAGTTTGTGATACGGAATAAGGTACAGGATATCGTACCTACCTGAACTATATTGGACATGTAACTCAAACGAGGGTTTGTGAACAGCCTATGAAAATTGGTTACGCACGAGTGTCAAAAGCTGATGGCTCACAAAATTTAGATCTCCAACGAGATGCTTTGCTGAAGGCAGGAGTTCCTGCTAAGCGCATTTATGAAGACATGGCTTCCGGCAAGAAAGGCAAACGTCCAGGTTTGGACGCTTGCCTAAAAGCTCTACGCCAAGGAGACATTCTGTTGATTTGGAAGCTTGATCGCCTAGGGCGAGATCTCAAGCACCTTGTATGCGTGGTGCAAGAACTTGCTGAGAAGGATATTGGCTTTAAAGTCCTCACAGGGCGTGGGGCAGATATCGACACAACCTCTGCAAGTGGCAAGCTGATTTTTGGCATCTTCGCAGCCCTTGCCGAGTTCGAGCGTGAATTGATCAGAGAGCGAACCATGGCAGGGCTTGAAGCCGCCCGCGCTCGCGGTCGCAAGGGAGGACGGCGATTCGCTCTAAACAAGACCCAAGTACAAATGGCGCAAGCTGCAATGAAAAACAAGACAACTAGCGTGAGGAATCTCTGTAAAGAGCTTGGGGTAACACGGGTCACCCTTTATAGGTATGTAAGTCCA comes from the Pseudodesulfovibrio piezophilus C1TLV30 genome and includes:
- a CDS encoding recombinase family protein; this encodes MKIGYARVSKADGSQNLDLQRDALLKAGVPAKRIYEDMASGKKGKRPGLDACLKALRQGDILLIWKLDRLGRDLKHLVCVVQELAEKDIGFKVLTGRGADIDTTSASGKLIFGIFAALAEFERELIRERTMAGLEAARARGRKGGRRFALNKTQVQMAQAAMKNKTTSVRNLCKELGVTRVTLYRYVSPSGALRGHGIQVLNPHAPHA